From the genome of Methanoculleus sp. SDB, one region includes:
- a CDS encoding pyruvate ferredoxin oxidoreductase, with protein sequence MVDKSLELFECGHRACGGCGPALAARLIMKGAGKNTIVVASTGCMEVFSTPYPETAWKIPWIHSLFQNAAAVASGVEASLKMQGRDEKVVVICGDGATFDIGILCISGAFERGHDITYICYDNEAYMNTGIQRSGATPYDASTTTSPAGKHSLGNSRPKKDLPRILAAHGAPYVATASIAYPNDLMQKVERAVNTPGPCYIQIHAPCSTGWGFEGSKTIEMGKLAIQTGLWVNFEMVDGEVVKAKKVVRKPVEEYLKAQKRFRHLFKPQPNTEEIAKIQAIADKNADRYGIDIRLKPKE encoded by the coding sequence ATGGTTGACAAATCACTCGAACTTTTTGAATGTGGTCACCGTGCCTGCGGTGGCTGCGGACCGGCACTCGCAGCCCGCCTGATTATGAAAGGCGCGGGGAAGAACACGATCGTCGTTGCCTCGACGGGGTGCATGGAGGTCTTCTCGACCCCGTACCCCGAAACAGCATGGAAAATACCCTGGATTCACTCGCTATTCCAGAACGCCGCGGCCGTTGCGTCCGGAGTGGAGGCATCACTCAAAATGCAGGGCCGTGATGAAAAGGTCGTCGTCATCTGTGGCGATGGGGCGACATTCGATATCGGGATACTCTGTATCAGCGGTGCTTTTGAGAGGGGCCACGATATCACGTACATCTGCTATGACAATGAGGCGTATATGAATACGGGCATCCAGCGGTCCGGTGCAACACCGTACGACGCAAGCACGACGACAAGTCCTGCCGGCAAGCACTCCCTCGGCAATAGCCGCCCGAAGAAGGATCTCCCCCGGATTCTTGCGGCCCACGGTGCACCCTACGTCGCCACGGCCTCTATCGCCTACCCGAACGATCTCATGCAGAAGGTGGAGCGTGCGGTCAACACTCCCGGCCCGTGCTATATTCAGATTCACGCGCCCTGCAGTACAGGCTGGGGATTTGAAGGTAGCAAGACGATCGAGATGGGGAAGCTAGCGATCCAGACGGGTCTGTGGGTAAACTTTGAGATGGTCGACGGAGAGGTCGTAAAGGCCAAAAAAGTCGTCCGAAAGCCCGTTGAGGAGTACCTCAAAGCCCAGAAGCGCTTCCGCCATCTCTTCAAACCGCAGCCGAACACCGAAGAGATCGCGAAAATACAGGCCATTGCCGACAAGAACGCCGACCGGTACGGCATCGATATCAGGCTTAAACCAAAAGAATAA
- a CDS encoding threonine synthase (catalyzes the formation of L-threonine from O-phospho-L-homoserine), whose product MYRLVCISCGADYAPDAILYRCVRCGHLLAVTYDLDSLHIDRSVWNARPLTLWRYRELLPVSGDPVTLQEGGTPLYHLTRLGKELGLPRLYAKHEGMNPSGSFKDRGMTVGVSMALQLGMTSVACASTGNTSASLAAYAAKAGIPAVVLLPAGKVALGKVAQALMHGAKVIAIRDNFDKALEMVQELCQSHGLYLLNSINPFRLEGQKTIGLEVIDQLGGVPDRMVLPVGNAGNISAVHKGLGELIDLGFIDRLPMMTGIQAEGSRPVVDAIELGLPELVPAAHPETIATAIRIGAPVNAEKALTAIRATGGTAASVTDDEILAMQRDLARKEGIGVEPASAASVAGVRKLVESGIIDRDETIVCVVTGHLLKDPETVIRQCEPPIEIDADAASLLSVLYS is encoded by the coding sequence ATGTACCGTCTTGTCTGCATATCCTGCGGAGCAGACTATGCCCCGGACGCAATCCTGTACCGGTGTGTGCGGTGCGGGCACCTTCTCGCCGTCACATACGATCTGGATTCACTTCATATCGATCGGTCCGTCTGGAATGCCCGCCCCCTCACCCTCTGGCGGTACCGGGAGCTCCTGCCCGTGAGCGGCGACCCGGTTACTCTCCAGGAAGGCGGAACCCCGCTCTACCATCTCACCCGTCTCGGGAAGGAGCTCGGACTCCCCCGGCTGTATGCAAAGCACGAGGGAATGAACCCGAGCGGATCCTTCAAGGACCGCGGCATGACCGTGGGCGTGTCGATGGCTCTGCAGCTGGGGATGACGAGCGTCGCCTGTGCAAGCACCGGCAACACATCCGCCAGCCTTGCGGCATATGCAGCAAAAGCGGGGATTCCTGCCGTCGTCCTGCTCCCCGCCGGCAAGGTCGCACTCGGAAAGGTGGCACAGGCACTGATGCACGGAGCGAAGGTGATCGCGATCCGCGATAACTTCGATAAGGCGCTTGAGATGGTCCAGGAGCTCTGCCAGAGCCACGGCCTCTATCTCCTCAACTCCATCAACCCGTTCAGGCTGGAGGGGCAGAAAACCATCGGTCTTGAGGTGATCGACCAGCTCGGCGGTGTGCCGGACAGAATGGTGCTCCCGGTAGGCAACGCGGGCAATATTTCGGCGGTCCACAAGGGGCTCGGCGAGCTCATCGATCTCGGATTCATCGATCGCCTGCCGATGATGACCGGCATTCAGGCAGAAGGATCACGGCCCGTCGTAGATGCAATAGAGCTGGGGCTTCCCGAACTCGTGCCTGCAGCGCACCCAGAGACGATTGCCACCGCTATTCGCATCGGAGCACCGGTCAATGCCGAAAAGGCGCTCACCGCCATCCGTGCAACGGGAGGAACCGCCGCATCGGTCACCGACGATGAGATTCTCGCGATGCAGCGCGATCTTGCCCGGAAAGAAGGCATCGGTGTCGAGCCGGCGTCGGCAGCATCGGTTGCCGGTGTCAGGAAACTTGTCGAATCGGGTATCATCGACCGAGATGAGACGATCGTGTGCGTGGTGACGGGACACCTCCTTAAAGACCCGGAAACGGTGATCAGACAATGCGAACCGCCGATAGAGATCGATGCCGACGCTGCATCGCTGCTCTCTGTCTTGTACTCCTGA
- a CDS encoding nitrilase: MCPLLCSAQIKSVWNSPEKTLSYAERAFTVAARARADLICFPEQFATGWDPAAATHIEDENGIIVSRLRDLACRYEIAVLGSFREAHAPLPRNTAIAIGPDGSILARYAKIHLFSPGGEHKAFSPGEESATFSVAGMRFGIAICYDLRFPELFTAYSRAGVDAVLVPAAWPCRRIAHWELLIRARALENQFFVAGTCTTGKTPVEQYCGHSIAAGPDGEILSRAGDGILCMLTALDTAAIREARAALPIHSDRRDDIYMRMREIR; this comes from the coding sequence ATGTGCCCTCTTCTCTGCAGCGCCCAGATAAAAAGCGTCTGGAACAGCCCTGAAAAAACCCTTTCCTATGCGGAGCGGGCGTTTACCGTGGCTGCGCGAGCCCGTGCCGACCTGATCTGTTTCCCCGAACAGTTCGCAACGGGATGGGATCCGGCAGCCGCAACACATATCGAAGACGAGAATGGTATCATCGTATCGAGGCTCCGTGATCTCGCATGCCGATACGAAATTGCGGTGCTCGGGTCATTCCGGGAAGCTCATGCACCACTCCCGAGGAATACCGCCATCGCAATCGGTCCGGACGGCAGTATTCTCGCACGGTATGCCAAAATCCACCTCTTCTCACCCGGCGGCGAGCATAAAGCGTTCTCGCCGGGCGAGGAGAGTGCGACTTTTTCCGTTGCCGGCATGCGATTCGGCATCGCTATCTGCTATGACCTCCGGTTCCCCGAACTTTTCACCGCCTATTCCCGTGCCGGTGTCGATGCGGTCCTTGTTCCCGCCGCATGGCCCTGCCGGAGAATCGCCCACTGGGAGCTTCTCATCCGTGCCAGAGCACTTGAAAACCAGTTTTTTGTTGCCGGAACCTGCACGACCGGAAAAACACCGGTGGAGCAATACTGCGGCCATTCCATCGCCGCGGGGCCCGACGGGGAGATACTCTCACGCGCAGGGGACGGGATTCTCTGCATGCTTACGGCACTTGATACCGCCGCCATTCGCGAGGCGCGTGCCGCCCTTCCGATACATTCGGACCGCAGGGATGACATTTACATGCGGATGCGGGAAATACGGTAA
- a CDS encoding antibiotic resistance protein MarC, with protein sequence MDGDILSFALLSLSSLLIIVNPLAATMVYVTLTDGMERAIKHDVAKVSCQVAGAILVTFAVAGSYILQLFGITLDAFQIAGGVLLFGIGIEMVNAKTSRTKMTATEKYESIDAESVSVMPLAIPMISGPGSITTAVVLSNQAGQNNVFLIAIVIGAIAASILVTYVLLTHADSVTSRIGQREFRVINRVMGILLIAIAVQFVINGISTAFPMLSGGV encoded by the coding sequence ATGGACGGGGACATCCTCTCCTTTGCACTGCTGAGCCTCTCGTCGCTCCTCATCATCGTCAATCCCCTGGCAGCAACGATGGTGTACGTTACCCTTACGGACGGGATGGAACGTGCCATCAAACACGACGTGGCAAAGGTTTCGTGCCAGGTAGCCGGTGCCATCCTCGTCACCTTCGCAGTTGCGGGAAGCTATATTCTCCAGCTCTTCGGGATCACGCTGGATGCGTTTCAGATTGCAGGCGGAGTGCTCCTGTTCGGTATCGGTATCGAGATGGTGAATGCCAAGACCTCCCGCACAAAAATGACCGCCACGGAAAAGTACGAATCCATTGACGCGGAAAGCGTCTCGGTCATGCCGCTCGCCATCCCGATGATATCGGGTCCGGGATCCATCACCACGGCCGTCGTATTATCGAACCAGGCAGGTCAGAATAATGTGTTTTTAATTGCAATCGTCATCGGCGCTATCGCCGCAAGCATTCTTGTCACATACGTTCTCCTGACACATGCCGACTCCGTGACGAGCAGGATCGGCCAGCGGGAGTTCCGCGTGATCAACCGGGTGATGGGAATACTCCTCATCGCCATCGCAGTACAGTTTGTCATCAACGGCATCTCCACCGCGTTTCCCATGCTTTCCGGGGGGGTATAA
- a CDS encoding nucleoside diphosphate kinase (catalyzes the formation of nucleoside triphosphate from ATP and nucleoside diphosphate) codes for MDRTFLMVKPDGVQRGLIGEIIARFEKKGLKMVAGRFESLPEERVMRHYAEHVSKPFFPSLKAYIMSGPCFLMVWEGKDVVAITRTMIGATSPAEAAPGTIRGDFGLEIGMNVIHGSDSDATAEREIAIHFRPGELVDYTRIDEPFLYE; via the coding sequence ATGGATCGCACCTTCCTGATGGTGAAGCCCGACGGTGTCCAGCGGGGGCTTATCGGCGAAATCATTGCCCGTTTTGAGAAAAAAGGCCTGAAAATGGTCGCAGGCAGATTCGAAAGTCTCCCCGAAGAGCGCGTTATGCGGCACTACGCCGAGCACGTGTCAAAGCCGTTCTTCCCCAGCCTCAAGGCCTATATCATGAGCGGCCCCTGCTTTCTCATGGTCTGGGAGGGAAAGGATGTCGTCGCTATCACCCGTACGATGATCGGTGCGACGAGTCCTGCCGAAGCGGCGCCCGGCACCATCCGTGGCGACTTCGGACTCGAGATCGGTATGAACGTGATCCACGGCTCCGACTCGGACGCGACCGCTGAGCGCGAGATCGCGATTCACTTCCGCCCCGGCGAACTGGTGGACTACACCCGCATCGACGAACCGTTCCTGTACGAATAA
- a CDS encoding 50S ribosomal protein L24 yields MVEIYKCSFCGDQIEPGTGKMFVKKDGSIFYFCSSKCQNNFRLRRVPRKVLWTEAGRKARGKE; encoded by the coding sequence ATGGTCGAAATCTACAAATGCAGCTTCTGCGGAGACCAGATCGAACCCGGCACGGGGAAGATGTTTGTCAAAAAGGACGGCAGCATATTCTATTTCTGTTCGTCCAAGTGCCAGAACAACTTCCGTCTCCGCAGGGTACCCCGCAAGGTGCTCTGGACCGAGGCCGGGAGAAAAGCCCGCGGCAAGGAGTGA
- the rps28e gene encoding 30S ribosomal protein S28 (the function of S28E in the ribosome is unknown but the structure shows a variants OB-fold that is found in nucleic acid-binding proteins) — protein sequence MADGTPAEVIEVIGSTGMHGEAMQVKCRILDGNNKGRIITRNTVGPIREGDVLMLLETEREAKKLSRR from the coding sequence ATGGCAGATGGAACGCCGGCAGAAGTCATCGAGGTCATCGGCAGCACCGGCATGCACGGCGAAGCCATGCAGGTGAAATGCCGCATTCTTGACGGCAACAACAAGGGACGGATCATCACCCGGAACACCGTCGGTCCGATCCGCGAGGGTGATGTCCTGATGCTGCTCGAAACCGAGCGCGAGGCAAAGAAACTCTCGAGAAGGTGA
- the rpl7ae gene encoding 50S ribosomal protein L7 (multifunctional protein; binds C/D boxes of sRNAs and guides RNA post-transcriptional modification; also binds KT-15 motif in 23S rRNA), producing MAKVYVKFDVPDEIQNKALEALEIARDTGKVKKGANEATKAIERGIAQLVLIGADVEPEEIVMHLPLLCDEKQSSYIFITKQNDIGAASGLEVGSAAAAIVKPGKAKELVDEIVGQLAELRK from the coding sequence ATGGCTAAAGTTTACGTAAAATTTGACGTACCTGATGAGATCCAGAATAAAGCTCTGGAAGCACTCGAGATTGCCAGAGACACGGGCAAAGTAAAGAAAGGGGCAAACGAGGCTACAAAGGCAATTGAGCGCGGCATTGCCCAGCTCGTGCTTATCGGCGCTGACGTGGAGCCGGAAGAGATTGTGATGCACCTTCCGCTGCTCTGCGACGAAAAACAGAGCTCGTATATTTTCATCACCAAGCAGAACGATATCGGCGCCGCAAGCGGCCTCGAAGTCGGTTCCGCCGCGGCGGCTATCGTGAAACCCGGCAAGGCGAAGGAACTCGTCGATGAGATCGTCGGCCAGCTTGCCGAACTGAGGAAGTGA
- a CDS encoding lysylphosphatidylglycerol synthetase, with the protein MWRKISAVVIPTVLAVAIIAYMLARVWDDLAVAVASASPLALVAAVVLCTLAWWLRGARYRYILQGLSVSVSTSFATACIFISQTVNLIVPARLGDLVRMVILKHEKSATYSQGLSSLLIERVFDVVIIAALGAVTLPFVVNVPDWFVTLIAAPIAGGVIFVLILAAAGKIRSDHRWLRIVLTMLDQVREASLSYGALSYLSLSSLIIWLVDVSVCAVVALMFQETIPFPVVVLAIVIGNLVKAVPLTPGGVGTYELSLALTFELAGVAPAVATLIAVIDHLIKNLVTLAGGVVSLYAFGDWAVGLIRSAFARKLNTEELIEL; encoded by the coding sequence ATGTGGAGAAAAATTAGCGCCGTCGTCATCCCGACAGTGCTTGCTGTCGCGATCATCGCCTATATGCTCGCACGGGTCTGGGACGATCTTGCCGTTGCGGTCGCCAGCGCAAGCCCGCTCGCTCTCGTTGCCGCCGTGGTACTCTGTACGCTCGCATGGTGGCTCCGTGGAGCGAGGTACCGGTACATTCTGCAGGGCCTCTCTGTTTCGGTTTCGACCTCCTTTGCGACCGCGTGCATCTTCATCTCGCAGACGGTCAATCTGATCGTCCCGGCACGGCTCGGCGATCTCGTCAGGATGGTGATTCTCAAACACGAGAAAAGCGCCACCTATTCACAGGGACTTTCGTCGCTTCTTATCGAACGGGTCTTCGATGTCGTCATAATCGCGGCTCTCGGCGCGGTCACGCTCCCCTTCGTCGTCAATGTGCCCGACTGGTTCGTAACGCTTATCGCCGCCCCGATCGCAGGAGGCGTGATCTTCGTTCTTATCCTTGCCGCCGCCGGAAAAATCCGGAGCGACCACCGGTGGCTCAGGATAGTGCTCACGATGCTCGACCAGGTGCGGGAGGCGTCCCTGTCGTACGGTGCCCTCTCGTATCTCTCGCTCTCGTCGCTCATTATCTGGCTGGTGGACGTAAGTGTCTGTGCCGTCGTCGCACTGATGTTTCAGGAAACGATTCCGTTCCCGGTTGTCGTGCTCGCCATTGTCATCGGCAACCTCGTTAAAGCTGTTCCCCTCACACCCGGCGGTGTCGGCACCTACGAGCTGTCCCTTGCCCTGACATTCGAGCTTGCCGGAGTCGCCCCGGCCGTTGCGACACTTATCGCGGTCATCGACCACCTGATCAAGAATCTGGTCACGCTTGCGGGAGGAGTCGTCTCCCTGTACGCCTTCGGGGACTGGGCGGTCGGGCTCATCAGGTCGGCCTTTGCCCGGAAACTCAACACGGAGGAACTCATTGAACTTTGA
- a CDS encoding glycosyl transferase, whose protein sequence is MTGTEVSAVIPVFNDREALLNAIPASIEAIGAITGRFELIIAEDGSTDGSADVVRAWETRDSRVRLMHADERLGRGKALERAFTAASGEIVCYYDVDLATGMEHLPALIDAIRRGYDIATGSRLMPGSDAVRTPSRSIASRGYNLLVRFILKSRIHDHQCGFKAFSRSRLLSLLPEVRAPHWFWDTEVLVRAQHKGFRILEIPVVWRPGMKTSVRKNDVVQMGSDIIRLWWQLYVEKN, encoded by the coding sequence GTGACCGGAACGGAAGTGAGTGCGGTAATCCCGGTCTTTAACGACCGTGAAGCCCTTCTCAACGCCATTCCGGCGTCAATCGAGGCCATCGGCGCGATAACCGGGAGATTCGAGCTGATCATAGCAGAGGACGGGAGTACTGACGGGAGCGCGGATGTCGTCAGGGCGTGGGAGACCCGTGACTCCCGTGTCCGCCTGATGCATGCCGACGAACGGCTTGGCCGCGGTAAGGCGCTCGAACGGGCATTTACGGCTGCAAGCGGAGAGATTGTCTGTTATTACGATGTTGATCTCGCAACGGGGATGGAGCATCTCCCTGCTCTTATCGATGCCATCCGCAGGGGATATGATATCGCCACCGGGTCACGGCTCATGCCGGGAAGCGATGCCGTCCGGACACCGTCGCGGAGCATTGCCAGCAGGGGATACAACCTGCTGGTCCGGTTCATCCTGAAAAGCCGGATACATGATCACCAGTGCGGATTCAAGGCGTTCTCCCGCTCACGGCTGCTCTCCCTCCTGCCCGAGGTGAGGGCACCGCACTGGTTCTGGGATACGGAGGTGCTGGTGCGTGCCCAGCACAAAGGATTCCGCATTCTGGAAATCCCGGTGGTCTGGCGGCCGGGGATGAAAACATCCGTCCGTAAAAACGACGTCGTGCAGATGGGATCCGACATCATCCGTCTCTGGTGGCAGCTGTATGTGGAGAAAAATTAG
- a CDS encoding amine oxidase codes for MKICVIGGGLTGLSAAYRLRHEEQIDLYEKDAVLGGCLSSYGSGDTRIERFYHHCFSGDRMLLALIDDLGLTGRLEWRTASTGYYAGGTLYPLTTPADILRYPHLGLLDKARLALLTLRSRSFDREALDAVTAKDFITGHLGTRVYQSFFEPLLRSKFGAMRDSVSAAWLVSRIAIRSDRGPAGERLGYLEGGFHHLIGGLEHRLTADGCRIMTGTPVTSLSRAEPGWEVNGEPYDAVISTMAPHELARIGGPRLPAIPYQGAACMTLALGRDVCGGIYWINMKDDAPYGAVIGHTNFIPEERYGEHMIYLASYFRGRPAEDAGERMLEDFCRRFSVDPGEIHWHSLGVEPSAGPVYTTGYRHLIPGYAQDGLFLAGMFSRPNYPERSMEGSVQAGSDVAALVSGVRTR; via the coding sequence ATGAAAATCTGCGTTATCGGCGGAGGGCTCACAGGTCTTTCAGCTGCGTACCGGCTCCGGCACGAAGAACAGATCGACCTGTATGAAAAAGACGCAGTGCTCGGCGGGTGCCTGTCGTCCTATGGTTCAGGCGATACCCGGATCGAACGGTTCTATCACCATTGCTTCTCGGGAGACCGGATGCTCCTCGCCCTCATCGATGACCTCGGGCTGACGGGAAGGCTCGAATGGCGAACCGCTTCAACCGGGTACTATGCCGGAGGAACCCTGTATCCACTCACCACCCCGGCGGATATCCTCAGGTACCCGCATCTCGGCCTGCTGGACAAGGCACGGCTCGCCCTTCTCACCCTCCGATCGAGATCCTTCGACCGTGAGGCTCTCGATGCGGTGACAGCGAAGGATTTCATCACCGGACACCTCGGAACCCGCGTGTACCAATCCTTTTTCGAACCCCTGCTCAGAAGCAAATTCGGGGCTATGCGTGATTCGGTTTCCGCCGCATGGCTCGTCTCTCGCATTGCCATACGGTCGGATCGCGGACCGGCGGGAGAGAGGCTCGGGTACCTGGAGGGGGGATTTCACCACCTGATCGGCGGACTGGAGCACCGGCTCACCGCCGACGGCTGCAGGATCATGACCGGCACTCCCGTGACCTCGCTCTCCCGGGCGGAACCCGGATGGGAGGTGAACGGTGAGCCGTACGATGCCGTCATCTCCACCATGGCTCCCCACGAGCTCGCCCGGATAGGCGGGCCCCGGCTTCCCGCCATTCCGTACCAGGGAGCCGCCTGCATGACGCTCGCACTGGGGAGGGATGTTTGCGGCGGAATCTACTGGATCAATATGAAGGACGATGCACCCTATGGGGCGGTGATCGGGCATACGAATTTTATCCCGGAGGAACGATACGGGGAGCACATGATCTATCTTGCATCGTACTTCCGGGGACGTCCGGCTGAGGATGCCGGTGAGCGGATGCTTGAAGACTTCTGCCGGCGGTTTTCCGTCGACCCGGGGGAGATACACTGGCACTCTCTCGGAGTGGAGCCCTCGGCGGGCCCCGTCTATACGACCGGGTACCGCCATCTTATTCCCGGATACGCACAGGACGGACTGTTTCTCGCGGGTATGTTTTCCCGGCCGAATTACCCGGAACGGAGCATGGAAGGATCCGTTCAGGCCGGTTCGGACGTGGCGGCTCTCGTCAGCGGGGTGCGTACCCGGTGA
- a CDS encoding cell division protein, producing the protein MRVFFIGFGQAGGKIVDMFIEQDKRGGTNNFRGIVVNTARTDLMGLKNIELKDRILIGQTVVKGHGVGTDNVTGAKITADEIDSIINAIDTRGTHDVDAFVIVAGLGGGTGSGGSPVLARHLKRIYREPVYSLGIIPAPEEGRLYSYNAARSLGTLVNESDNVFIFDNSAWKNEGESVRSAYQRLNDEIVRRFGVLFRAGEVGKTGVGEMVVDSSEIINTLRGGGITSIGYAVSEVVNPRVKQKKGIFGGLKDSLKKKEGAEEVLMGEDKSAKIIALVRRAMLGRLTLPCDYTTAERALVLIAGPSDEMDRKGVEKSKSWVEENIAGVEVRGGDYPLESSKVAAVVVLASIGDAPRIRELLEIAKETKEDVIRSKERRSSMFDDEGVEPLFE; encoded by the coding sequence GTGAGAGTCTTTTTCATCGGATTCGGCCAGGCTGGCGGAAAAATAGTCGATATGTTTATAGAGCAGGATAAAAGAGGAGGGACCAATAATTTTCGGGGCATAGTGGTTAACACCGCACGAACTGATCTGATGGGACTGAAGAATATCGAACTCAAAGATCGGATACTTATCGGACAGACCGTGGTAAAAGGCCATGGTGTAGGCACCGATAACGTGACGGGGGCAAAAATTACCGCCGATGAGATTGACAGCATCATCAACGCAATCGATACGCGGGGCACCCATGACGTTGATGCGTTTGTTATCGTAGCGGGCCTTGGAGGGGGAACGGGTTCAGGAGGCTCCCCTGTTCTTGCACGGCACCTCAAACGGATTTACCGTGAACCCGTCTATTCGCTCGGCATCATCCCCGCACCCGAAGAAGGACGTCTCTATTCTTATAATGCCGCGAGGAGTCTCGGCACGCTTGTAAACGAATCCGATAACGTCTTCATTTTTGACAACAGTGCATGGAAGAACGAGGGGGAAAGCGTCCGAAGTGCCTATCAGCGCTTAAACGACGAAATTGTCCGGCGTTTCGGTGTACTCTTCCGTGCGGGAGAGGTGGGAAAGACCGGCGTTGGCGAGATGGTTGTGGACTCGAGCGAGATCATCAACACCCTCCGCGGAGGCGGAATCACGTCCATCGGGTATGCGGTCAGCGAGGTTGTCAATCCCCGTGTCAAGCAGAAGAAGGGCATTTTCGGGGGCCTGAAAGACTCCCTGAAAAAGAAGGAAGGTGCGGAAGAGGTGCTGATGGGCGAGGATAAATCCGCGAAGATTATCGCTCTTGTCCGCCGGGCAATGCTTGGCCGCCTCACCCTTCCCTGCGATTACACGACTGCCGAACGGGCACTCGTCCTCATCGCGGGCCCGTCCGATGAGATGGATCGCAAAGGCGTGGAAAAATCAAAAAGCTGGGTTGAAGAGAATATTGCCGGCGTTGAAGTCCGTGGCGGCGATTATCCGCTCGAGAGTTCTAAAGTGGCAGCAGTGGTCGTCCTCGCGTCGATCGGCGATGCCCCCCGAATCCGGGAGCTCCTCGAAATCGCCAAAGAAACCAAAGAAGATGTCATCAGGTCGAAGGAACGCCGGTCAAGCATGTTTGATGACGAGGGTGTAGAACCACTGTTTGAGTGA